From a single Leptolyngbya sp. CCY15150 genomic region:
- a CDS encoding response regulator: MFYESQILPSADLLKDIQILVVDNDADSQYLYKILLEIHGAQVTAVKSIADAVVFLDCLVPDLLICEIRFFDEDVLALIQRVKAVSLGGAQEIPILVVSAYCSAGFAQSLLTMVEEHLLKPIDIDHLAGEVWNLVHLGKSAQKRQCLRVAHETQKLDETLHPCHTISCCRIA; encoded by the coding sequence ATGTTTTATGAAAGTCAAATTCTTCCCAGCGCTGACCTCCTCAAAGATATTCAGATCCTTGTCGTTGATAACGATGCTGACAGCCAGTATCTCTACAAGATTCTATTGGAAATCCATGGCGCGCAGGTAACGGCTGTTAAGTCAATCGCCGATGCTGTAGTTTTTTTAGACTGCCTAGTCCCCGATCTTCTGATCTGTGAAATCAGATTTTTTGATGAAGATGTATTAGCACTGATTCAGAGGGTAAAAGCTGTGTCCTTAGGAGGAGCGCAGGAAATTCCAATTCTTGTGGTTTCAGCCTATTGCTCAGCCGGTTTTGCACAAAGCTTGCTCACTATGGTTGAAGAGCATTTACTCAAACCTATTGATATTGACCATTTAGCTGGCGAAGTGTGGAATTTAGTTCATCTGGGAAAATCAGCTCAAAAAAGGCAATGTTTAAGAGTGGCTCATGAAACACAAAAGCTGGACGAAACACTACATCCCTGCCACACCATATCTTGTTGCCGCATCGCTTGA
- a CDS encoding GlsB/YeaQ/YmgE family stress response membrane protein has protein sequence MNIIAWIILGLLAGAIAKAIVPGYQGGNWLATMVLGIVGAFIGGTLHSFIQNGSLQLTAPGLSIGGVVIAVLGAIIAIFLYGTLARRNV, from the coding sequence ATGAATATCATTGCCTGGATTATTTTAGGGCTACTGGCAGGTGCTATCGCCAAGGCGATCGTCCCCGGTTACCAGGGCGGCAACTGGTTGGCCACCATGGTATTGGGGATTGTGGGAGCCTTTATTGGCGGCACCTTGCACAGCTTCATTCAAAATGGCAGCCTACAGCTCACCGCCCCTGGGCTGAGCATTGGTGGGGTAGTGATCGCCGTTTTGGGGGCAATCATTGCCATTTTTCTCTACGGCACCCTGGCGCGCAGAAATGTATAG
- a CDS encoding ssl1498 family light-harvesting-like protein yields MTSKKGQTQDTGSISSDASDGSELIPAEVQANIRHDDHAPTRDVAVPGTTVDDEGLINNFATEPKVYPSTYPSPRKQRRYLFLGATAIVFVAVLVAIAFSVS; encoded by the coding sequence ATGACGAGTAAAAAAGGCCAGACACAGGATACAGGCTCAATTTCCTCGGATGCCAGTGACGGCAGCGAATTGATACCCGCCGAGGTGCAGGCCAATATTCGCCACGATGATCACGCACCCACCCGCGATGTTGCCGTCCCAGGCACAACCGTAGACGATGAGGGGCTGATTAACAACTTCGCCACCGAGCCAAAGGTGTATCCCTCGACCTACCCTTCACCCCGGAAGCAGCGCCGATACCTTTTTCTTGGAGCCACAGCTATTGTATTTGTGGCTGTTCTGGTGGCGATCGCTTTCTCGGTTAGCTAA